The following proteins are encoded in a genomic region of Arachis ipaensis cultivar K30076 chromosome B02, Araip1.1, whole genome shotgun sequence:
- the LOC107625300 gene encoding nischarin (The sequence of the model RefSeq protein was modified relative to this genomic sequence to represent the inferred CDS: added 32 bases not found in genome assembly): protein MGKSDEEHHQPLPPGAAAAEDPRPNVAVGGSFSFSLRCLLVLLFSAAVFLSALFFLPPFANFSDQKDPLSHSQYKGHDIVARFFLEKPASLLEENTVQLANDIFEEIGVPSTKVVILSLDSFPGSNTTKVVFAVDPDRKYSEMSSATLSLIRALFKSLVIRQSFLQLTPSLFGKPSFFEVLKFKGGITIIPEQKVFPLQHVQPLFNFTLYFSIYQIQSSFDRLTSQLKSGLHLASDENVYVVLSNSEGSTIAAPTIVQASVLLEYGITPSKERLKQLAQTITGPRSDNLGLNNTQFGRVKQVQLSSILQHSLNGSRGSGSIQSPSSAPGPMPHTHHHHHRHHHHHQLHNDHLSAHLSPASSPTPAPAPAPASASTEGATPPEVGSPAASVPAIGRSYHAQPPSCQPVYKKRSTRKALKHSHVTPAVAHTASLHYPVESPKQRVESPAYISHSIPAESPLPNVAFAHAESPAPKNEPAAAHSDTYSTGPSPSSSSAGYLGTVNWASVMFVLLVLHV from the exons ATGGGAAAGTCCGACGAAGAGCACCACCAACCTTTGCCTCCCGGCGCCGCCGCCGCGGAAGATCCGAGGCCCAATGTGGCTGTCGGCGGTTCCTTTTCTTTTAGTCTCAGATGCCTTCTCGTCTTGCTCTTCTCCGCCGCCGTGTTCCTGTCGGCTCTATTCTTCTTGCCACCGTTCGCTAACTTCTCAGATCAGAAGGATCCACTTTCCCATTCACAGTATAAAG GGCATGATATTGTTGCAAGATTTTTCCTTGAGAAGCCAGCTTCTTTGTTAGAAGAAAACACCGTGCAGCTTGCAAATGACATTTTTGAAGAGATTGGAGTTCCCTCTACCAAA GTGGTCATCTTGTCTCTAGATTCCTTCCCAGGATCAAACACAACAAAAGTGGTATTTGCAGTTGATCCTGATCGTAAATATTCTGAAATGTCCTCAGCTACCCTCAGTTTGATTAGGGCATTATTTAAATCTTTGGTTATCCGCCAATCGTTCCTCCAACTTACTCCATCCTTGTTTGGAAAACCCTCCTTTTTTGAGGTGCTAAAATTTAAGGGAGGAATCACTATAATTCCGGAACAGAAGGTGTTTCCTCTGCAGCACGTGCAACCTCTATTCaactttactttatatttctctattTATCAAATACAATCTAGTTTTGATAGGCTGACAAGTCAGCTAAAGTCTGGATTACATTTGGCATCTGATGAG AATGTGTATGTCGTCTTATCAAATTCTGAAGGTTCAACAATAGCTGCTCCTACAATTGTTCAGGCGTCTGTCTTACTTGAATATGGGATTACTCCATCAAAGGAGAGACTAAAGCAACTAGCACAAACCATTACCGGACCCCGTTCAGATAACCTCGGCTTGAATAACACTCAATTTGGCAGGGTTAAGCAGGTCCAACTTTCCTCCATCTTGCAACATTCTCTTAATGGCAGTAGGGGTAGTGGCTCTATCCAGTCGCCCTCTTCTGCTCCTGGTCCTATGCCTCATACACACCACCACCATCATCGCCACCACCATCACCATCAGCTTCATAATGATCACCTCAGTGCTCATCTATCCCCTGCAAGTTCACCTACACCTGCACCTGCACCTGCACCTGCATCTGCATCTACAGAAGGTGCAACTCCACCTGAAGTTGGTTCTCCTGCTGCAAGTGTGCCTGCAATAGGTAGAAGCTATCATGCTCAGCCTCCTAGTTGTCAACCTGTGTATAAGAAGAGGTCTACTCGGAAAGCTTTGAAACATAGTCATGTAACTCCTGCAGTTGCTCATACTGCTTCTCTGCACTATCCTGTTGAATCACCAAAACAACGGGTTGAATCC GAGTCCTTTACCAAATGTAGCTTTTGCACATGCTGAGTCACCTGCACCTAAGAATGAACCAGCTGCAGCTCATTCCGACACATATTCAACTGGGCCATCACCATCTTCAT CTTCTGCAGGCTATCTTGGGACTGTTAATTGGGCATCCGTAATGTTTGTACTACTTGTATTACATGTATAA